The Nilaparvata lugens isolate BPH unplaced genomic scaffold, ASM1435652v1 scaffold1468, whole genome shotgun sequence genome has a segment encoding these proteins:
- the LOC120355440 gene encoding uncharacterized protein LOC120355440, whose translation MSELTPMRKDVYSKTLIEIGSLVGAGTNASFDPERLSGSTVHSLVSHINLLKRNNIPLVESVITNDVHKLLDSLKLKNGKPLKDSYKFQIGMTIKRLFPNVAVDLRRYNRNRIYEPTRVSSPHFMANVMKIIKSASQLVKKTYKSGITDIGVYNTALVILLSISTSLRITEILQLKMTDIPLIRNRQSVNIRTKGSTKPRTFMPNETLLSVLLAIEHQRSTIVDYMSLQVADMHVLKMQDRLRKNFIVLCSESYMRRKLKELAAPVIKLPDNNRNILGFNIFRRATTTLLVSEGGHDVAQAINNHSDLNTTLKHYNVQSVQASEDAFNRLETMRRELFPKPLITANDVRLRQVNRQPITSMEIDMNMDDDDDDDDVNSNNYRQVHVLPDSPPPSNAPAQLF comes from the coding sequence ATGAGTGAACTAACACCGATGCGAAAAGATGTCTACAGTAAAACATTGATTGAAATAGGTTCTCTGGTTGGTGCCGGCACAAATGCGTCGTTTGATCCGGAACGTTTGTCGGGTTCAACTGTGCATAGTCTAGTGTCGCACATCAATCTATTGAAACGCAACAATATACCATTGGTGGAGTCGGTCATAACAAATGATGTACACAAACTGTTGGActctttgaaattgaaaaatggtaAACCACTCaaagattcatataaatttcaaattggtATGACTATTAAGCGGCTATTTCCAAATGTTGCTGTCGATTTGAGACGTTACAATCGCAATCGTATCTACGAACCAACACGTGTCTCTTCACCACACTTTATGGCAAatgttatgaaaataataaagagtGCCTCGCAGCTGGTGAAAAAAACATACAAGAGCGGTATAACCGATATTGGCGTCTACAATACGGCTCTGGTGATTCTATTGTCAATCAGCACAAGTTTGCGTATAACTGAAATATTACAATTGAAAATGACAGACATACCGTTGATACGCAATCGCCAGTCGGTAAATATCAGAACCAAAGGCAGCACAAAACCACGAACGTTTATGCCCAACGAAACACTGTTGAGTGTACTTTTGGCAATTGAACATCAACGCTCAACAATTGTTGACTACATGAGCTTGCAAGTGGCCGACATGCATGTGCTAAAAATGCAAGATCGTTTGCGgaaaaattttatagttttgtgCTCTGAATCGTATATGCGTCGCAAACTGAAAGAGCTAGCTGCTCCAGTAATAAAATTGCCTGACAACAATAGAAATATTCTTGGTTTTAATATATTTCGTCGTGCAACAACTACACTCTTGGTGTCTGAAGGTGGACACGACGTAGCACAGGCTATCAACAATCATTCAGACTTGAATACCACATTGAAACATTACAATGTCCAAAGTGTACAAGCCAGCGAAGATGCATTCAATCGTTTGGAAACTATGCGCCGTGAATTGTTTCCAAAACCGTTGATCACTGCCAACGACGTTCGCCTACGTCAAGTGAATAGACAACCAATAACCAGTATGGAAATTGACATGAacatggatgatgatgatgatgatgatgatgtgaatAGCAACAACTATCGACAAGTTCATGTTTTACCAGATTCTCCGCCACCTTCAAATGCTCCAGctcaattattttga